The following are encoded in a window of Panicum virgatum strain AP13 chromosome 5N, P.virgatum_v5, whole genome shotgun sequence genomic DNA:
- the LOC120675730 gene encoding protein trichome birefringence-like 19 produces MVLCFKLLFGPTAAIFLSAVVILSCFTNVPHLQLSYTDGDLSRRSSYLASPAPAPKCDIFRGEWVPDPDAPHYTNETCAFIQEHQNCMFYGRPDLDFLKWRWKPHGCDLPRFDPRRFLAVVGNKTIAFVGDSLARNHMQSLLCLLSKVASPKDVSVTDKTDPNKILYYEGYNFTIYLFWSPFLVRSEEVGSDRPGVFRLYLDEPDGRWLSASARFDYVLLSGANWFTRESYFYERGQLVGGMYVPLNFSSSLTNQYSHRMAFRTALRALTVARFRGKVILRTLSPMSHFEGGAYNAGGDCRRTRPFRVDETPPMGGVELEFYTSQLEEFREAAEATGLDVVLMDPTAAMLIRPDGHPSRYGHWPDEKRALYNDCIHWCLPGPVDAWNDMLLHMLSDSN; encoded by the exons ATGGTTCTGTGCTTCAAGCTCCTGTTCGGCCCCACGGCCGCCATCTTCCTCTCGGCCGTCGTCATCCTCTCCTGCTTCACCAACGTGCCGCACCTGCAGCTGAGCTACACCGACGGCGACCTCAGCCGCCGCTCGTCCTACctcgcgtcgccggcgccggcgcccaagTGCGACATCTTCCGGGGCGAGTGGGTGCCGGACCCGGACGCGCCGCACTACACAAACGAGACGTGCGCCTTCATCCAGGAGCACCAGAACTGCATGTTCTACGGCCGCCCGGACCTCGACTTCCTCAAGTGGCGCTGGAAGCCGCACGGCTGCGACCTCCCGCGGTTCGACCCGCGCAGGttcctcgccgtcgtcgggAACAAGACGATCGCGTTCGTTGGCGACTCGCTGGCCAGGAACCACATGCAGtccctcctctgcctcctctCCAAG GTGGCGTCGCCCAAGGACGTGTCGGTGACGGACAAGACGGACCCGAACAAGATCCTCTACTACGAGGGCTACAACTTCACCATCTACCTCTTCTGGTCGCCGTTCCTGGTTCGGTCGGAGGAGGTCGGCAGCGACCGCCCCGGCGTGTTCAGGCTGTACCTGGACGAGCCCGACGGCCGGTGGCTGTCCGCCTCCGCCCGGTTCGACTACGTGCTCCTCTCGGGGGCCAACTGGTTCACGCGGGAGTCCTACTTCTACGAGCGCGGGCAGCTCGTCGGCGGCATGTACGTCCCGCTCAACTTCAGCAGCAGCCTCACCAACCAGTACTCCCACCGGATGGCGTTCCGGACGGCGCTCCGGGCGCTCACCGTCGCCCGGTTCCGGGGCAAGGTGATCCTCCGGACGCTGTCGCCCATGTCGCACTTCGAGGGCGGGGCGTACAACGCCGGCGGGGACTGCCGCCGCACGCGCCCGTTCCGGGTCGACGAGACGCCGCCCATGGGTGGCGTGGAGCTGGAGTTCTACACGTCGCAGCTGGAGGAGTtcagggaggcggcggaggcgacgggcctGGACGTGGTGCTCATGGACCCCACCGCCGCGATGCTGATTCGGCCGGACGGCCACCCCAGCCGCTACGGGCACTGGCCGGACGAGAAGCGAGCGCTGTACAACGACTGCATCCACTGGTGCCTGCCAGGGCCCGTCGACGCCTGGAACGACATGCTGCTCCACATGCTGTCAGATTCAAATTAA